The following proteins are co-located in the Pedobacter sp. FW305-3-2-15-E-R2A2 genome:
- a CDS encoding acyl-CoA thioesterase encodes MQNYIFEIQLKVRDYECDLQGVVNNAVYQNYLEHARHEYLSSKEVSFKELAEKDILLMVSRIEMDFKRSLTSGDTFSVKLRTERQGLKLLFFQDIFRSADNSLCLKAKVEVIAKINGTLSRGEIFDTLRF; translated from the coding sequence ATGCAAAACTATATTTTTGAAATTCAGTTAAAAGTAAGAGATTACGAATGTGACCTGCAGGGCGTGGTAAATAACGCCGTATATCAGAATTATTTAGAACATGCCAGGCATGAATACCTCTCGTCAAAAGAGGTTTCCTTTAAGGAACTGGCAGAAAAAGACATCTTGCTAATGGTCTCCAGAATAGAAATGGACTTTAAAAGGTCGCTGACCTCCGGTGATACCTTTTCGGTGAAACTAAGAACAGAGCGACAAGGCTTGAAGCTCCTGTTTTTTCAGGACATCTTTCGCAGTGCTGACAATAGCTTATGCCTGAAAGCTAAGGTTGAAGTTATTGCCAAGATAAATGGCACACTGAGCAGAGGAGAAATTTTCGATACCCTGAGGTTTTAA
- a CDS encoding DUF1080 domain-containing protein, which translates to MKLKIGLSLFVSLTFLFVTQCSAQKGWIDLFNGKDLKDWNIKISKHDYNENYANTFRVEDGLIKVNYDGYADFDQQYGHIFYKTPFSYYLLEVTYRFVGEQAKGGEGWALRNSGAMLHCQAPETMLKDQDFPISVEAQILGGDGTHIRPTSNLCTPGTQVIYEGKLFTPHCLDSKSKTYAGDQWVTAKFLVLGDSVIKHIIDKEVVLEYSKPQIGGGNVANYDPKMKEDGKALTGGYISLQSESHPIEFKKVRLYNLEAYSKDRSKLAKVIEKVLKQ; encoded by the coding sequence ATGAAACTAAAAATCGGCTTGTCGCTATTTGTATCCCTGACTTTCTTATTTGTAACCCAGTGTTCCGCTCAAAAGGGCTGGATAGATCTTTTTAACGGAAAAGATCTGAAAGACTGGAACATTAAAATTTCTAAACATGATTACAATGAAAACTACGCGAATACTTTTCGTGTGGAAGATGGCTTAATCAAAGTAAATTATGATGGATATGCAGATTTTGATCAGCAATACGGGCATATTTTTTACAAAACACCCTTCTCTTATTACCTGCTAGAGGTCACTTATCGTTTTGTTGGTGAACAAGCCAAAGGAGGAGAAGGTTGGGCGCTGCGGAATAGTGGGGCGATGCTGCATTGTCAGGCACCTGAAACGATGCTTAAGGACCAGGATTTTCCAATCTCCGTCGAAGCACAAATTCTGGGTGGTGACGGTACACATATCCGTCCAACCAGCAATTTATGTACGCCAGGCACACAAGTCATTTATGAAGGGAAATTATTTACACCACATTGTTTGGATTCTAAATCAAAAACTTATGCTGGTGATCAATGGGTGACCGCCAAATTCCTGGTTTTGGGAGATTCAGTGATTAAACATATTATTGATAAGGAAGTGGTGCTGGAATATTCTAAACCTCAAATTGGTGGGGGTAATGTAGCCAACTACGACCCGAAAATGAAAGAAGATGGTAAAGCCTTAACCGGTGGTTATATTTCTTTACAGAGCGAAAGCCATCCTATTGAATTTAAAAAAGTAAGACTTTATAACCTGGAAGCTTACTCAAAAGATAGGTCGAAGTTGGCTAAAGTAATAGAAAAGGTTTTAAAGCAGTAA
- the gltB gene encoding glutamate synthase large subunit, translated as MEQTQDQQGLYDQRFEHDACGIGFVAHIKGRKSQQIISDAITILENLDHRGACGAEINTGDGAGIMIQIPHEFLYDECLKIGFSLNESGDYGVGMLFLPKDVKAREECREIIYRAAEKLGLEVLGFRKVQTNTEGIGDMALSVEPEMEQVFIARPYAIAAGADFERKLYVFKNYLSKTINNTVKGINGEFYIASFSSRTIVYKGQLTSLQVRTYFTELSDKRVVSAFGLIHSRFATNTFPSWKLAQPFRYIAHNGEINTLQGNLNWFRASVKSLASSYFTPEELNILLPVIDESNSDSGCLDNIVELLLHAGRSLPHVLMMLIPEAWDGNDDMDELKQAFYKFHATLMEPWDGPAAVSFTDGNLIGATLDRNGLRPQRYAITEDDHVIMASEAGALALDQSKIIEKGRLTPGKMFVVDMEQGRIISDTEIKQLVCGRRPYADWLNQYQIRLEELSDPRVVFSGLSQESIFKYQQVFGYSREDIDLILKPMARDAKEPIGSMGTDIPLAVLSQKPQHLSSYFKQLFAQVTNPPIDPIREKVVMSLAGFMGNNGNILEEKAMQCHCVGIKHPILTNLELEKLRSIDTGVFQSKTLQTYFRATGKPGAMAKALDRLCRYAVDAVEDGFQVIILSDRALDSEHAAIPSLLAVSTVHHHLIRKGYRGDVGLVVEAGDVWEVHHFACLIGFGATAVNPYLAEETITGFETELETKPAKLIQNYIYAVNNGLLKIFSKMGISTLQSYHGAQIFEILGINKQVVDNYFTGAVSRIGGLGLDEIAREALIKHNRIFGQATRPDTILPTGGNYKWKRKGEQHLFNPQTIHLLQNATRKKDYNVYKQYSKLVNEQTHQAYTIRGLFEFNYDRPAVPLAEVEPIENILKRFATGAMSFGSISHEAHSTLAIAMNRIGGKSNTGEGGEDELRYETLPNGDSMRSAIKQIASARFGVTSYYLSNADELQIKMAQGAKPGEGGQLPGDKVDDWIAKVRHATPGVGLISPPPHHDIYSIEDLAQLIFDLKNANREARINVKLVSKAGVGTIAAGVAKAHADVILVSGFDGGTGASPLTSIQHAGLPWELGLAEAHQTLVKNRLRSRVVLQTDGQLKTGKDIAIATLLGAEEWGVATAALVTSGCIMMRKCHLNTCPVGVATQDPNLRKLFTGEADHVVNLFHFLAEELRETMAELGFRTVEEMVGQADALSLRQIDPTDWKLKDLDLSAILYKAPDNGLSLYQTEEQDHGLTDILDHALIKAAQPALLNKEPIYREFEVKNTNRALGTMLSNEVSKIYKSQGLPADTINFKFKGSAGQSFGAFAAKGISLQLEGEANDYVGKGLSGARLSIYPFSTISYVPEQNIIIGNVALYGATSGELYVRGQAGERFAVRNSGATAVVEGLGDHGCEYMTGGEVLVIGDTGSNFAAGMSGGVAWIYDVKGEFTNKCNKEMVDLDPLDEQDELRINILLKKHIQLTDSSLAKFILSDWTTQSAHFIKVFPKEYKAVLKKRAEVTV; from the coding sequence ATGGAACAAACACAAGATCAGCAAGGGTTGTACGACCAGCGTTTTGAGCACGACGCATGTGGCATTGGTTTCGTTGCCCATATCAAGGGCAGAAAGTCGCAACAAATCATTTCCGACGCCATTACCATTCTTGAAAATCTTGATCACCGCGGGGCTTGCGGAGCAGAAATTAATACCGGAGATGGCGCAGGTATTATGATACAGATCCCTCACGAGTTTCTGTACGACGAATGTCTTAAAATCGGATTTAGTCTGAATGAATCCGGCGATTATGGGGTAGGGATGCTATTTTTACCTAAAGATGTCAAGGCGAGAGAAGAGTGCAGAGAGATCATTTACCGTGCTGCAGAGAAATTGGGACTGGAAGTTTTAGGCTTCAGAAAGGTACAAACCAATACAGAAGGTATTGGCGATATGGCATTGTCGGTAGAACCGGAAATGGAACAGGTGTTTATCGCGCGTCCTTATGCAATTGCAGCAGGAGCAGATTTTGAACGTAAATTATATGTGTTCAAGAATTACCTGTCAAAGACCATTAATAATACTGTAAAGGGTATCAATGGCGAATTTTATATTGCTTCTTTCTCTTCAAGAACAATAGTATATAAAGGACAACTGACCTCTTTGCAGGTGAGAACCTATTTTACTGAACTAAGTGATAAGCGTGTCGTTTCCGCTTTTGGCTTAATTCACAGCCGTTTTGCAACCAATACCTTTCCTTCATGGAAGCTGGCACAGCCTTTCAGGTATATCGCGCATAACGGAGAGATTAATACCCTGCAGGGGAACCTGAACTGGTTTAGAGCAAGCGTAAAGTCTTTGGCTTCGTCTTACTTTACGCCTGAAGAACTGAATATTTTACTTCCTGTAATTGACGAATCCAATTCCGATTCGGGATGTTTAGATAATATAGTAGAGTTATTGCTTCATGCAGGCCGCTCCCTGCCACATGTACTCATGATGTTGATTCCTGAGGCATGGGATGGCAATGACGATATGGATGAGCTTAAACAAGCATTCTATAAGTTCCATGCTACTTTAATGGAGCCATGGGATGGACCAGCAGCTGTTTCTTTTACAGATGGTAATTTGATTGGTGCCACGTTGGACAGAAACGGACTTCGCCCGCAAAGATATGCCATCACCGAAGATGACCATGTGATCATGGCCTCTGAGGCAGGTGCACTGGCTTTGGATCAAAGCAAAATCATCGAAAAAGGCAGATTAACTCCCGGAAAGATGTTTGTGGTAGATATGGAGCAGGGAAGGATCATCAGCGATACAGAAATTAAACAATTGGTTTGTGGTCGCAGGCCGTATGCCGACTGGTTAAATCAGTACCAGATCAGACTGGAAGAGCTTTCAGATCCAAGAGTGGTCTTCAGCGGACTTTCTCAGGAGTCGATCTTCAAATATCAGCAGGTATTTGGCTATAGCCGTGAAGACATCGATCTGATCCTGAAACCAATGGCCAGGGATGCTAAAGAGCCGATTGGATCTATGGGAACGGATATTCCTTTAGCTGTTCTGTCGCAAAAACCGCAACACCTTTCTTCTTATTTCAAACAGTTGTTTGCACAGGTAACCAATCCACCGATCGATCCGATCAGGGAAAAAGTGGTGATGAGCCTTGCAGGTTTCATGGGCAACAACGGAAATATCCTGGAAGAAAAAGCCATGCAATGCCATTGTGTGGGGATTAAACATCCGATATTAACGAATTTAGAGTTAGAGAAACTGAGAAGTATCGATACCGGTGTATTCCAGTCTAAAACTTTACAAACATATTTCAGGGCTACTGGAAAACCGGGTGCAATGGCTAAAGCCTTAGACAGGCTTTGCCGTTATGCGGTAGATGCAGTGGAAGACGGGTTCCAGGTGATCATCCTTTCCGATCGCGCACTGGATTCTGAACATGCTGCAATTCCTTCTCTCCTTGCCGTTTCTACAGTTCACCATCATTTGATCCGTAAAGGATATAGAGGTGATGTGGGCTTGGTCGTAGAAGCAGGTGATGTTTGGGAAGTTCACCATTTCGCGTGTTTAATCGGATTTGGTGCAACTGCAGTGAATCCTTATCTCGCAGAAGAGACGATTACAGGTTTCGAAACGGAATTGGAAACTAAACCAGCAAAACTAATCCAGAACTATATATATGCAGTAAATAATGGATTGTTGAAGATTTTCTCAAAAATGGGAATCTCCACTTTGCAATCTTACCATGGTGCGCAGATCTTTGAAATTTTGGGGATCAACAAACAGGTGGTCGACAATTATTTTACGGGTGCTGTTTCGAGAATTGGCGGATTAGGGTTGGATGAAATTGCGAGAGAAGCATTGATCAAACACAACAGGATTTTCGGCCAGGCTACACGTCCGGATACGATCCTGCCTACCGGTGGTAATTATAAATGGAAACGTAAAGGAGAACAACATTTGTTCAATCCTCAAACGATCCATTTGCTGCAAAATGCAACAAGAAAGAAAGATTACAACGTCTATAAACAATACTCTAAGCTGGTAAATGAGCAAACACATCAGGCTTATACCATCAGAGGTTTATTTGAATTCAATTACGATCGCCCTGCGGTGCCTTTAGCCGAAGTAGAGCCGATTGAAAACATATTGAAACGCTTTGCTACAGGTGCGATGTCATTTGGATCGATCTCTCATGAAGCACACTCTACTTTAGCCATTGCCATGAACCGCATCGGCGGAAAAAGCAATACCGGCGAAGGAGGTGAGGATGAATTACGCTATGAAACCCTGCCTAACGGCGATTCTATGCGCTCTGCCATCAAGCAAATCGCTTCTGCACGTTTCGGAGTAACGAGTTATTACCTGAGCAATGCGGATGAATTACAGATTAAAATGGCGCAGGGTGCCAAACCAGGTGAAGGTGGACAATTACCGGGAGATAAAGTGGACGACTGGATCGCTAAGGTTCGTCACGCTACGCCAGGCGTAGGTCTGATCTCTCCGCCGCCACACCATGATATCTATTCTATTGAAGATTTAGCACAGTTGATCTTTGATTTGAAAAATGCAAACAGGGAAGCAAGAATCAACGTTAAACTGGTTTCTAAAGCTGGTGTTGGAACAATTGCTGCCGGAGTAGCAAAAGCACATGCAGACGTGATCCTGGTTTCAGGATTTGACGGAGGAACAGGTGCATCGCCACTGACCTCTATTCAGCATGCCGGACTTCCATGGGAGCTTGGCCTGGCGGAAGCACATCAGACGTTGGTTAAAAACCGCTTGCGCAGCAGGGTAGTCCTGCAAACAGACGGACAGCTGAAAACGGGTAAAGACATTGCCATTGCGACGCTTCTTGGAGCAGAAGAATGGGGTGTTGCTACCGCAGCACTGGTTACCTCTGGCTGTATCATGATGAGGAAATGTCACCTGAATACCTGCCCTGTAGGGGTAGCGACTCAGGATCCTAACCTTAGAAAGCTGTTTACCGGAGAAGCAGACCATGTGGTGAATCTGTTCCATTTCCTTGCGGAGGAATTGAGAGAAACGATGGCAGAATTAGGTTTCAGAACGGTAGAAGAAATGGTGGGTCAGGCAGACGCCTTAAGCTTACGCCAGATCGATCCTACAGACTGGAAGCTCAAAGACCTTGACCTTTCTGCAATCTTGTATAAAGCGCCTGATAATGGCCTGAGCCTTTATCAAACAGAAGAACAAGACCACGGGCTGACAGATATCCTGGATCATGCCTTAATTAAAGCGGCTCAACCTGCTTTACTGAATAAAGAGCCGATCTACAGAGAGTTTGAAGTGAAAAACACCAACCGTGCCTTGGGAACGATGCTGTCTAACGAAGTGTCTAAAATTTATAAGAGCCAGGGTTTACCAGCAGATACCATCAATTTCAAATTTAAAGGCTCCGCCGGACAAAGCTTTGGTGCTTTCGCAGCAAAAGGAATCTCCCTGCAACTGGAGGGGGAGGCCAATGATTATGTTGGAAAAGGACTTTCAGGTGCGAGGTTGTCTATCTATCCTTTCAGTACGATCAGCTATGTGCCGGAACAAAATATCATCATCGGTAACGTAGCCCTTTATGGTGCAACTTCCGGCGAATTGTATGTAAGAGGACAGGCAGGAGAACGTTTTGCGGTGAGAAATTCCGGAGCTACAGCAGTAGTGGAAGGTTTAGGTGATCATGGCTGTGAATATATGACTGGTGGCGAAGTCCTGGTGATCGGTGATACCGGAAGCAATTTTGCAGCTGGTATGAGCGGTGGAGTGGCCTGGATATATGATGTTAAAGGGGAGTTTACCAATAAATGCAATAAAGAAATGGTAGACCTTGATCCTCTGGATGAACAGGATGAACTTCGCATTAATATCTTGTTGAAGAAACACATTCAGCTGACAGATAGCAGCCTGGCTAAATTTATCTTGAGCGACTGGACCACACAATCTGCCCATTTCATTAAGGTATTCCCTAAAGAATACAAAGCAGTATTGAAGAAAAGAGCAGAAGTAACTGTTTAA
- a CDS encoding HAD family hydrolase encodes MNKAIFLDRDGVLNHEIYDYICRVEDFEVLEYQIPPLKKLYDEGYMLIIITNQGGIALKRYTEETLAEMHAILGKKFEEQGALITHAYYCPHHPTVSEECACRKPKSGMVLEAIATYNIDPALSVMIGDKPRDVEAANGAGVKGILIEPDEQISYENIKKVLSN; translated from the coding sequence ATGAATAAAGCAATTTTTTTGGACCGTGATGGCGTACTCAATCACGAAATATACGATTATATCTGTCGCGTGGAAGATTTTGAGGTTTTAGAATACCAGATTCCTCCTTTAAAGAAACTGTATGACGAAGGATATATGCTCATCATCATTACCAACCAGGGTGGTATTGCTTTAAAGCGTTATACGGAAGAGACCCTTGCAGAGATGCATGCCATTCTTGGCAAAAAGTTTGAAGAGCAGGGCGCATTGATTACCCATGCTTACTATTGCCCGCATCATCCAACCGTGTCTGAAGAATGTGCCTGTAGGAAACCCAAATCAGGAATGGTTTTAGAGGCGATTGCGACTTACAATATCGATCCGGCATTGTCTGTGATGATCGGAGATAAACCAAGAGATGTGGAGGCCGCGAATGGGGCAGGAGTGAAGGGAATTCTCATTGAACCGGATGAGCAGATCAGTTATGAAAACATAAAAAAAGTCCTGTCGAATTAA
- a CDS encoding DEAD/DEAH box helicase has protein sequence MPFTSLGLSPALTKALVDQNFTVPTPIQQSVIPAILNHKDVLAIAQTGSGKTASYVLPLLMNVQKTFGQKNRHANVLVLVPTRELAEQVKNVFITFSQPLPESIKTLAVYGGVSINPQMMAMQGINILVATPGRLLELVDSNAVHLSAIETLVLDEADKMLNLGFKEELNKILSLLPEKRQNILLSATLSSDLQHIHQILLHDPVVVKIEAEEESLELINQVAYIISDEKKGPFLRYLINHHDMKQVLVFASSVHQADAIVNKLRKNNIDAKAVHSKKSQGARTEVLHHFKSGKLRVLVATDLMARGIDINFLPFVINYELPRSPKDYVHRIGRTGRAGTAGDAISMVSKNELHHFEVIQKKMGKKVNLIDGENIL, from the coding sequence ATGCCTTTTACGTCCTTAGGTTTATCACCTGCTTTAACAAAAGCACTGGTAGATCAAAATTTCACAGTACCCACTCCCATTCAACAAAGTGTTATACCCGCTATATTAAATCATAAAGATGTATTAGCCATTGCTCAAACAGGCTCCGGAAAAACTGCAAGTTATGTTTTACCGCTTTTAATGAATGTACAAAAGACATTCGGACAAAAGAATCGCCATGCGAATGTATTGGTTTTAGTGCCTACCCGTGAGCTTGCTGAACAGGTGAAAAATGTTTTTATCACTTTTAGTCAGCCACTTCCCGAATCGATTAAAACACTGGCAGTTTATGGTGGCGTTTCTATAAACCCTCAAATGATGGCCATGCAGGGCATAAATATACTCGTTGCTACACCGGGCCGCTTATTGGAATTAGTGGATTCTAATGCCGTTCATTTATCCGCGATTGAAACATTAGTACTGGATGAAGCAGACAAAATGCTTAATCTGGGATTTAAAGAAGAGCTGAACAAGATTTTATCGCTTTTACCTGAAAAGCGTCAGAATATATTGCTATCTGCCACATTGAGCAGCGATCTTCAACATATTCACCAAATCTTATTACATGACCCGGTAGTGGTTAAGATAGAAGCTGAAGAGGAATCTCTTGAGCTGATCAACCAAGTCGCTTATATTATTTCGGATGAGAAAAAAGGTCCTTTTCTGCGTTATCTGATCAATCACCATGATATGAAACAAGTGTTGGTCTTTGCATCTTCGGTTCATCAGGCCGATGCTATCGTGAACAAGCTTCGCAAAAATAACATTGATGCAAAAGCCGTTCACAGCAAAAAAAGTCAGGGTGCCAGAACGGAAGTTTTACATCATTTTAAATCAGGTAAACTCCGGGTCCTGGTAGCCACAGATTTAATGGCCAGGGGAATAGACATTAATTTCCTTCCTTTTGTGATCAATTATGAGTTACCACGTTCCCCAAAAGATTACGTGCACCGCATAGGTAGAACCGGTCGTGCAGGGACTGCAGGAGATGCCATTTCCATGGTGAGCAAAAATGAACTGCACCATTTTGAAGTCATTCAAAAAAAGATGGGTAAAAAGGTCAATCTGATTGATGGAGAAAACATCCTGTAA
- a CDS encoding class I SAM-dependent methyltransferase → MKKDKTKIAVAVFNKRANEYQDKFMDTQLYQESFDFFCAQITKENADILDLACGPGNITKYLLRKRPDFNILGIDLSLNMIDLAKANNPTATFELMDCRAIGLIDKKYNAIMCGFALPYLSKEEALELITHASILLAPDGILYLSTMEGNYSSSGLQRSSSGDEIYIHFHEEDYLVNGLKGKGFEILELQRKHYLIQGGTETTDLIIIARKR, encoded by the coding sequence ATGAAAAAGGATAAGACAAAAATCGCCGTAGCGGTATTTAATAAACGTGCAAATGAATATCAGGATAAATTTATGGATACACAGTTGTATCAGGAATCCTTCGATTTCTTCTGTGCGCAGATCACAAAAGAAAATGCTGATATTTTAGATCTTGCCTGTGGACCTGGTAACATCACTAAATACCTGTTAAGGAAACGTCCCGATTTTAACATCTTAGGCATTGACCTGTCTTTGAATATGATTGACCTTGCTAAGGCAAACAACCCAACCGCCACATTTGAATTAATGGACTGTAGAGCTATTGGGTTAATTGATAAAAAATATAATGCGATTATGTGTGGTTTTGCGCTGCCGTATCTGTCAAAAGAAGAAGCACTGGAACTCATCACTCATGCATCCATACTGTTAGCACCGGATGGCATACTTTATTTAAGTACAATGGAAGGGAATTACAGCAGTTCCGGACTTCAACGGTCAAGTTCAGGTGATGAAATCTATATTCATTTTCATGAGGAAGATTATCTTGTCAATGGGCTTAAAGGAAAAGGTTTTGAAATTTTAGAACTGCAGCGTAAGCATTACCTGATACAGGGAGGGACGGAGACTACAGATCTGATTATCATCGCGAGAAAAAGGTAA
- the fsa gene encoding fructose-6-phosphate aldolase, translated as MKFFIDTANLEQIREAQDLGVLDGVTTNPSLMAKEGITGDQNVLNHYKAICDIVDANVSAEVISTDYESMIKEGEALAKLDPKIVVKVPMIKDGVKAIKYLSSKGIRTNCTLIFSAGQALIAAKAGATYVSPFLGRLDDISTDGFQLIEDIRLIFDNYQYETQILAASVRGPMHIINCAKLGADVMTGPLSAILALIKHPLTDSGLAQFLADHAKAAGK; from the coding sequence ATGAAATTTTTCATAGACACAGCAAATCTGGAACAAATCAGAGAAGCTCAAGACCTTGGCGTTTTAGACGGCGTAACCACCAACCCTAGCCTGATGGCTAAAGAAGGAATCACCGGAGATCAGAATGTATTGAACCACTACAAAGCAATCTGCGATATCGTTGACGCGAATGTAAGTGCAGAGGTTATTTCTACTGATTATGAATCAATGATCAAAGAAGGTGAAGCTTTAGCTAAACTGGACCCGAAAATCGTGGTTAAAGTCCCAATGATCAAAGACGGTGTTAAAGCCATTAAATATCTTTCATCTAAAGGCATCAGAACCAACTGTACATTGATTTTCTCTGCAGGACAGGCATTGATCGCTGCCAAAGCAGGTGCTACTTACGTATCTCCTTTCTTAGGCCGTTTAGATGACATCTCTACAGATGGTTTCCAATTGATCGAAGACATCAGGTTAATTTTTGACAATTATCAATACGAAACTCAAATTCTTGCAGCTTCAGTAAGAGGCCCAATGCACATCATCAACTGTGCTAAATTAGGCGCTGATGTGATGACAGGACCACTTTCTGCAATTCTTGCATTAATCAAACACCCTTTAACCGATAGCGGTCTTGCTCAGTTCTTAGCTGATCATGCTAAAGCTGCCGGTAAATAA
- a CDS encoding alpha/beta hydrolase yields the protein MPYIKRNPENSKSVNIFYEDLGSGKPVILIHGWPVSHEMWEYQIASIVYSGYRCIAYDRRGFGQSDKPWNGYDYDTLASDLHELINALDLSEVTLVGFSMGGGEVVRYLGKYGSSKVEKAVLISSVVPLVLKTDDHEEGVPAEVFDGIVSSIHQDRPAFLTGFGKQFFSEGVLNKPVSQEIQNWMHQLAIVASPKATADCVRSFSETDFRTDLITITIPVMIIHGDDDKTVPIKATSAITSMLLPNAEYYVIEGAPHGLFITHKDELNQLLVNFLKR from the coding sequence ATGCCTTATATCAAAAGAAACCCAGAGAACAGTAAATCTGTCAACATATTTTATGAAGATCTGGGATCAGGTAAACCTGTAATCCTGATCCACGGATGGCCGGTATCACACGAAATGTGGGAATATCAGATTGCTTCCATAGTATATAGTGGTTATCGCTGTATTGCCTATGACAGAAGAGGTTTTGGTCAGTCGGATAAACCCTGGAATGGCTACGATTACGATACCCTGGCTTCTGATCTGCATGAACTGATCAATGCGCTGGACTTGTCTGAAGTGACCTTAGTAGGTTTTTCCATGGGTGGTGGTGAAGTGGTACGTTATCTCGGTAAATATGGATCTTCGAAAGTGGAGAAAGCAGTCCTGATCAGCTCTGTAGTCCCGCTGGTTTTAAAAACTGATGACCATGAAGAAGGTGTTCCTGCCGAAGTATTTGATGGGATTGTTTCCAGTATCCATCAGGACCGTCCGGCATTTCTGACCGGTTTTGGTAAGCAATTCTTTAGTGAAGGTGTGCTGAATAAACCGGTAAGTCAGGAAATCCAAAACTGGATGCACCAACTTGCCATTGTGGCCAGTCCAAAAGCAACTGCAGATTGTGTAAGGTCCTTCTCTGAAACTGATTTCAGAACTGACCTGATCACCATTACGATACCTGTTATGATTATCCATGGCGATGATGATAAAACTGTTCCAATTAAAGCGACCAGTGCAATCACTTCCATGCTGCTACCAAATGCGGAATATTATGTCATAGAAGGTGCACCACATGGATTATTCATCACACATAAGGATGAACTGAACCAATTGCTGGTAAATTTTTTAAAAAGATAG
- a CDS encoding DoxX family protein has product MKIVKIVVCILFGLMFINAGLNKFFNYMPMPEMTADQMALMGAFVKISWLMPLIGAIEVIGGLLFALPKYRALGAIVILPVMVGIVFHNAIFDPSGLTIALPFFLINLWIIGDNWNKYKPMVSESKSY; this is encoded by the coding sequence ATGAAAATCGTAAAAATCGTAGTATGTATTCTTTTCGGTCTGATGTTTATCAATGCCGGGTTAAACAAATTTTTTAACTATATGCCCATGCCTGAAATGACGGCAGATCAAATGGCATTAATGGGAGCTTTTGTTAAGATTTCCTGGCTGATGCCTTTAATCGGCGCGATTGAAGTAATTGGCGGACTGCTATTTGCATTACCAAAATACAGAGCCCTTGGTGCCATTGTCATTTTACCGGTTATGGTAGGTATCGTATTTCATAATGCTATTTTCGATCCATCTGGCTTAACCATCGCATTGCCGTTTTTTCTGATCAATCTCTGGATAATCGGCGACAACTGGAACAAATACAAACCTATGGTCAGTGAATCAAAGTCTTATTAA